The Brachyhypopomus gauderio isolate BG-103 chromosome 12, BGAUD_0.2, whole genome shotgun sequence genome window below encodes:
- the uts2d gene encoding urotensin 2 domain containing: MDRAPSMNLQTRLLAFLLLHGILIVQCRNLISPGNQAYQSKDDASIQNRITALLLHKNILNQDDDIGLELAIRTAQLQELEALREELSMEKELVSRAVEKEASQPSKRGEACFWKYCV, encoded by the exons ATGGACAGAGCTCCTTCCATGAACCTTCAGACCAGACTCCTCGCTTTTCTGCTTCTGCACGGCATTCTTATCGTGCAGTGCAGAAACCTCATTAGCCCTG GAAATCAGGCTTATCAGTCAAAGGATGATGCAAGTATACAGAACAGAATAACTGCTTTATTGCTGCATAAAAACATTCTAAACCAAGATGATGATATTG GACTTGAGCTGGCCATCAGGACTGCACAGCTGCAAGAG CTGGAAGCTCTCAGAGAAGAACTAAGTATGGAGAAGGAGCTGGTGTCAAGGGCTGTGGAGAAAGAAGCATCCCAGCCCAGCAAAAGGGGAGAGG caTGTTTTTGGAAGTACTGCGTATAA